A window from Dromaius novaehollandiae isolate bDroNov1 chromosome 1, bDroNov1.hap1, whole genome shotgun sequence encodes these proteins:
- the ITFG2 gene encoding KICSTOR complex protein ITFG2 isoform X4 yields the protein MVGGGMRSVSYVECVALEFNGSLFPHAICLGDADNDTLNELVVGDTSGKLYVYKNDDSKPWTVRTCQGMLTCVGVGDVCNKGKNLVVAVSAEGWFHLFDLSSPASKHSDASGHHELVAAAEEQKPVFKQHIPANTKVMLINDIDGDGNCELVVGYTDRVVRAFRWEDLSESSDHISGQLLLLKKWLLEGQVDSLSVNPGPDGSPEMMVSQPGCGYAILLCTWDSEHQPTSEGGDNSAPGREAPVRDVVLHQTSGRIHNKNVSTHLIGSIGRGCSSVNSGSGLFALCTLDGTLKLMEGADKLLWSVQVDHQLFALEKLDVTGNGHEEVIACAWDGQTYIIDHNRTVARFQADENVSAFCAGLYACKGGSNSPCLVYVSFNQKIYIYWDVQLERMESTNLLKILESDPEFRDLLQQLGVVLQGKMFQG from the exons ATGGTCGGTGGTGGGATGCGGTCCGTCAGCTACGTAGAATGCGTGGCGCTCGAGTTCAACGGGAGCCTCTTCCCGCACGCCATATGCCTGGGAGACGCGGACAACGACACG CTGAATGAGCTAGTGGTGGGGGACACCAGTGGGAAACTCTATGTGTACAAGAATGATGACAGCAAACCCTGGACTGTGCGAACCTGCCAAGGAATG ctCACATGTGTTGGCGTGGGAGACGTATGCAATAAAGGAAAG AATCTTGTGGTGGCAGTGAGTGCAGAAGGCTGGTTTCATCTTTTTGACCTGAGTTCTCCAGCTTCAAAGCACTCAGATGCCTCAGGCCACCATGAGTTagtggcagcagcagaagagcagaagccagtgttcaagCAGCATATTCCTGCCAATACCAAGGTCATGCTGATCAACGACATTG ATGGAGATGGGAATTGTGAGTTGGTGGTGGGTTACACCGACAGAGTGGTGCGTGCCTTCCGCTGGGAGGACTTGTCTGAGAGTTCAGACCACATCTctgggcagctgctcctgctgaaGAAGTGGCTGCTAGAAGGTCAG GTGGACAGCTTGTCTGTGAACCCAGGCCCTGATGGCTCACCTGAGATGATGGTGTCTCAGCCTGGCTGTGGTTATGCCATTCTGCTGTGCACCTGGGACTCTGAGCATCAGCCCACATCAGAGGGAGGAGACAACTCTGCCCCAGGCAG GGAGGCACCTGTTCGAGATGTTGTTCTCCACCAAACATCTGGTCGTATCCACAACAAGAATGTTTCCACTCATCTAATTGGTAGCATTGGCCGAG GCTGCTCCAGTGTGAATAGTGGCTCAGGCCTCTTTGCCCTCTGTACTCTAGATG ggaCATTGAAACTCATGGAGGGGGCGGATAAACTGCTGTGGTCTGTGCAGGTTGATCACCAGTTGTTTGCTCTGGAAAAGCTGGATGTTACT GGCAATGGGCATGAGGAAGTGATTGCCTGTGCATGGGATGGCCAGACATACATCATCGACCACAATCGGACCGTCGCCAGATTTCAAGCAGATGAGAATGTCAGTGCATTCTGTGCAG gCCTCTACGCATGCAAAGGAGGAAGCAACAGCCCATGCCTGGTTTATGTCAGCTTCAATCAGAAGATCTACATCTACTGGGATGTGCAGCTGGAGAGAATGGAATCCACCAACCTGCTGAAAATCCTGGAGAGTGACCCAGAGTTTAGAgacctcctgcagcagctgggtGTAG TGTTGCAGGGCAAAATGTTCCAGGGCTAG
- the ITFG2 gene encoding KICSTOR complex protein ITFG2 isoform X2, whose product MVGGGMRSVSYVECVALEFNGSLFPHAICLGDADNDTLTCVGVGDVCNKGKNLVVAVSAEGWFHLFDLSSPASKHSDASGHHELVAAAEEQKPVFKQHIPANTKVMLINDIDGDGNCELVVGYTDRVVRAFRWEDLSESSDHISGQLLLLKKWLLEGQVDSLSVNPGPDGSPEMMVSQPGCGYAILLCTWDSEHQPTSEGGDNSAPGREAPVRDVVLHQTSGRIHNKNVSTHLIGSIGRGCSSVNSGSGLFALCTLDGTLKLMEGADKLLWSVQVDHQLFALEKLDVTGNGHEEVIACAWDGQTYIIDHNRTVARFQADENVSAFCAGLYACKGGSNSPCLVYVSFNQKIYIYWDVQLERMESTNLLKILESDPEFRDLLQQLGVESGDVSSVKDLIYKTLYFPEKQQQNSPSQCQDHAGIDSSAYHTIIHCPL is encoded by the exons ATGGTCGGTGGTGGGATGCGGTCCGTCAGCTACGTAGAATGCGTGGCGCTCGAGTTCAACGGGAGCCTCTTCCCGCACGCCATATGCCTGGGAGACGCGGACAACGACACG ctCACATGTGTTGGCGTGGGAGACGTATGCAATAAAGGAAAG AATCTTGTGGTGGCAGTGAGTGCAGAAGGCTGGTTTCATCTTTTTGACCTGAGTTCTCCAGCTTCAAAGCACTCAGATGCCTCAGGCCACCATGAGTTagtggcagcagcagaagagcagaagccagtgttcaagCAGCATATTCCTGCCAATACCAAGGTCATGCTGATCAACGACATTG ATGGAGATGGGAATTGTGAGTTGGTGGTGGGTTACACCGACAGAGTGGTGCGTGCCTTCCGCTGGGAGGACTTGTCTGAGAGTTCAGACCACATCTctgggcagctgctcctgctgaaGAAGTGGCTGCTAGAAGGTCAG GTGGACAGCTTGTCTGTGAACCCAGGCCCTGATGGCTCACCTGAGATGATGGTGTCTCAGCCTGGCTGTGGTTATGCCATTCTGCTGTGCACCTGGGACTCTGAGCATCAGCCCACATCAGAGGGAGGAGACAACTCTGCCCCAGGCAG GGAGGCACCTGTTCGAGATGTTGTTCTCCACCAAACATCTGGTCGTATCCACAACAAGAATGTTTCCACTCATCTAATTGGTAGCATTGGCCGAG GCTGCTCCAGTGTGAATAGTGGCTCAGGCCTCTTTGCCCTCTGTACTCTAGATG ggaCATTGAAACTCATGGAGGGGGCGGATAAACTGCTGTGGTCTGTGCAGGTTGATCACCAGTTGTTTGCTCTGGAAAAGCTGGATGTTACT GGCAATGGGCATGAGGAAGTGATTGCCTGTGCATGGGATGGCCAGACATACATCATCGACCACAATCGGACCGTCGCCAGATTTCAAGCAGATGAGAATGTCAGTGCATTCTGTGCAG gCCTCTACGCATGCAAAGGAGGAAGCAACAGCCCATGCCTGGTTTATGTCAGCTTCAATCAGAAGATCTACATCTACTGGGATGTGCAGCTGGAGAGAATGGAATCCACCAACCTGCTGAAAATCCTGGAGAGTGACCCAGAGTTTAGAgacctcctgcagcagctgggtGTAG aAAGCGGTGATGTTTCTTCTGTCAAAGATCTGATTTACAAAACACTGTATTTTcctgagaaacagcagcagaacagcCCCTCACAGTGTCAAGACCATGCTGGAATAGATTCTTCTGCCTACCACACTATCATCCATTGCCCCTTATAA
- the ITFG2 gene encoding KICSTOR complex protein ITFG2 isoform X1, which translates to MVGGGMRSVSYVECVALEFNGSLFPHAICLGDADNDTLNELVVGDTSGKLYVYKNDDSKPWTVRTCQGMLTCVGVGDVCNKGKNLVVAVSAEGWFHLFDLSSPASKHSDASGHHELVAAAEEQKPVFKQHIPANTKVMLINDIDGDGNCELVVGYTDRVVRAFRWEDLSESSDHISGQLLLLKKWLLEGQVDSLSVNPGPDGSPEMMVSQPGCGYAILLCTWDSEHQPTSEGGDNSAPGREAPVRDVVLHQTSGRIHNKNVSTHLIGSIGRGCSSVNSGSGLFALCTLDGTLKLMEGADKLLWSVQVDHQLFALEKLDVTGNGHEEVIACAWDGQTYIIDHNRTVARFQADENVSAFCAGLYACKGGSNSPCLVYVSFNQKIYIYWDVQLERMESTNLLKILESDPEFRDLLQQLGVESGDVSSVKDLIYKTLYFPEKQQQNSPSQCQDHAGIDSSAYHTIIHCPL; encoded by the exons ATGGTCGGTGGTGGGATGCGGTCCGTCAGCTACGTAGAATGCGTGGCGCTCGAGTTCAACGGGAGCCTCTTCCCGCACGCCATATGCCTGGGAGACGCGGACAACGACACG CTGAATGAGCTAGTGGTGGGGGACACCAGTGGGAAACTCTATGTGTACAAGAATGATGACAGCAAACCCTGGACTGTGCGAACCTGCCAAGGAATG ctCACATGTGTTGGCGTGGGAGACGTATGCAATAAAGGAAAG AATCTTGTGGTGGCAGTGAGTGCAGAAGGCTGGTTTCATCTTTTTGACCTGAGTTCTCCAGCTTCAAAGCACTCAGATGCCTCAGGCCACCATGAGTTagtggcagcagcagaagagcagaagccagtgttcaagCAGCATATTCCTGCCAATACCAAGGTCATGCTGATCAACGACATTG ATGGAGATGGGAATTGTGAGTTGGTGGTGGGTTACACCGACAGAGTGGTGCGTGCCTTCCGCTGGGAGGACTTGTCTGAGAGTTCAGACCACATCTctgggcagctgctcctgctgaaGAAGTGGCTGCTAGAAGGTCAG GTGGACAGCTTGTCTGTGAACCCAGGCCCTGATGGCTCACCTGAGATGATGGTGTCTCAGCCTGGCTGTGGTTATGCCATTCTGCTGTGCACCTGGGACTCTGAGCATCAGCCCACATCAGAGGGAGGAGACAACTCTGCCCCAGGCAG GGAGGCACCTGTTCGAGATGTTGTTCTCCACCAAACATCTGGTCGTATCCACAACAAGAATGTTTCCACTCATCTAATTGGTAGCATTGGCCGAG GCTGCTCCAGTGTGAATAGTGGCTCAGGCCTCTTTGCCCTCTGTACTCTAGATG ggaCATTGAAACTCATGGAGGGGGCGGATAAACTGCTGTGGTCTGTGCAGGTTGATCACCAGTTGTTTGCTCTGGAAAAGCTGGATGTTACT GGCAATGGGCATGAGGAAGTGATTGCCTGTGCATGGGATGGCCAGACATACATCATCGACCACAATCGGACCGTCGCCAGATTTCAAGCAGATGAGAATGTCAGTGCATTCTGTGCAG gCCTCTACGCATGCAAAGGAGGAAGCAACAGCCCATGCCTGGTTTATGTCAGCTTCAATCAGAAGATCTACATCTACTGGGATGTGCAGCTGGAGAGAATGGAATCCACCAACCTGCTGAAAATCCTGGAGAGTGACCCAGAGTTTAGAgacctcctgcagcagctgggtGTAG aAAGCGGTGATGTTTCTTCTGTCAAAGATCTGATTTACAAAACACTGTATTTTcctgagaaacagcagcagaacagcCCCTCACAGTGTCAAGACCATGCTGGAATAGATTCTTCTGCCTACCACACTATCATCCATTGCCCCTTATAA
- the ITFG2 gene encoding KICSTOR complex protein ITFG2 isoform X3: MVGGGMRSVSYVECVALEFNGSLFPHAICLGDADNDTLNELVVGDTSGKLYVYKNDDSKPWTVRTCQGMLTCVGVGDVCNKGKNLVVAVSAEGWFHLFDLSSPASKHSDASGHHELVAAAEEQKPVFKQHIPANTKVMLINDIDGDGNCELVVGYTDRVVRAFRWEDLSESSDHISGQLLLLKKWLLEGQVDSLSVNPGPDGSPEMMVSQPGCGYAILLCTWDSEHQPTSEGGDNSAPGREAPVRDVVLHQTSGRIHNKNVSTHLIGSIGRGCSSVNSGSGLFALCTLDGTLKLMEGADKLLWSVQVDHQLFALEKLDVTGNGHEEVIACAWDGQTYIIDHNRTVARFQADENVSAFCAGLYACKGGSNSPCLVYVSFNQKIYIYWDVQLERMESTNLLKILESDPEFRDLLQQLGVVASSQPRAPF; the protein is encoded by the exons ATGGTCGGTGGTGGGATGCGGTCCGTCAGCTACGTAGAATGCGTGGCGCTCGAGTTCAACGGGAGCCTCTTCCCGCACGCCATATGCCTGGGAGACGCGGACAACGACACG CTGAATGAGCTAGTGGTGGGGGACACCAGTGGGAAACTCTATGTGTACAAGAATGATGACAGCAAACCCTGGACTGTGCGAACCTGCCAAGGAATG ctCACATGTGTTGGCGTGGGAGACGTATGCAATAAAGGAAAG AATCTTGTGGTGGCAGTGAGTGCAGAAGGCTGGTTTCATCTTTTTGACCTGAGTTCTCCAGCTTCAAAGCACTCAGATGCCTCAGGCCACCATGAGTTagtggcagcagcagaagagcagaagccagtgttcaagCAGCATATTCCTGCCAATACCAAGGTCATGCTGATCAACGACATTG ATGGAGATGGGAATTGTGAGTTGGTGGTGGGTTACACCGACAGAGTGGTGCGTGCCTTCCGCTGGGAGGACTTGTCTGAGAGTTCAGACCACATCTctgggcagctgctcctgctgaaGAAGTGGCTGCTAGAAGGTCAG GTGGACAGCTTGTCTGTGAACCCAGGCCCTGATGGCTCACCTGAGATGATGGTGTCTCAGCCTGGCTGTGGTTATGCCATTCTGCTGTGCACCTGGGACTCTGAGCATCAGCCCACATCAGAGGGAGGAGACAACTCTGCCCCAGGCAG GGAGGCACCTGTTCGAGATGTTGTTCTCCACCAAACATCTGGTCGTATCCACAACAAGAATGTTTCCACTCATCTAATTGGTAGCATTGGCCGAG GCTGCTCCAGTGTGAATAGTGGCTCAGGCCTCTTTGCCCTCTGTACTCTAGATG ggaCATTGAAACTCATGGAGGGGGCGGATAAACTGCTGTGGTCTGTGCAGGTTGATCACCAGTTGTTTGCTCTGGAAAAGCTGGATGTTACT GGCAATGGGCATGAGGAAGTGATTGCCTGTGCATGGGATGGCCAGACATACATCATCGACCACAATCGGACCGTCGCCAGATTTCAAGCAGATGAGAATGTCAGTGCATTCTGTGCAG gCCTCTACGCATGCAAAGGAGGAAGCAACAGCCCATGCCTGGTTTATGTCAGCTTCAATCAGAAGATCTACATCTACTGGGATGTGCAGCTGGAGAGAATGGAATCCACCAACCTGCTGAAAATCCTGGAGAGTGACCCAGAGTTTAGAgacctcctgcagcagctgggtGTAG TGGCGTCCAGCCAGCCAAGGGCACCATTCTGA